A window of Verrucomicrobiia bacterium contains these coding sequences:
- the serS gene encoding serine--tRNA ligase, protein MLDIKRIRDEADRVRAGMARKGCDQAVLDELLVLDAERRTLRNETEQAQAELNAKSGEMAQATPEQRENLRESLRTLSDNVKNSEHALSELEERILVLHRQIPNIPDDEVPTGATDKENVVIRTEGKREDFGFPVKNHEELAISLDLLDMERGAKVAGQKFYYLKNELVILEQAVMRWSLDILRSHGFTLMTVPNLARKEAFYGAGHFSSPEDAEMGDAYYVGRDELYLAGTAEIGLVNYRAGEVLAATELPLRYAGISTCYRREAGTYGKETRGLYRVHQFQKVEMVSLVRPEESEEEHRRLLAVAEEMLQFLGLHYQVVLNCSGDLGHPQAKKWDIETWMPGMGKYGETHSCSNDTDWQARSLGIRFKGEEGTQFVHTLNNTTLASPRILVAILENYQREDGSIQIPDALIPYTGFTEIKR, encoded by the coding sequence ATGCTAGATATCAAACGAATTAGGGATGAAGCGGACCGTGTCCGTGCCGGCATGGCCCGCAAGGGGTGTGACCAGGCGGTGTTAGACGAGCTTTTGGTGTTGGACGCGGAGCGCCGCACCTTGCGGAACGAGACTGAACAAGCGCAGGCAGAGCTCAATGCTAAATCAGGTGAGATGGCCCAGGCCACCCCTGAGCAGCGCGAGAATTTGCGCGAAAGCCTCCGCACCCTTTCCGACAATGTAAAGAACAGCGAGCACGCCCTATCTGAGTTGGAAGAGCGCATTCTGGTGCTCCACCGCCAGATTCCCAATATTCCTGACGATGAAGTGCCAACCGGTGCAACCGACAAGGAAAACGTCGTCATCCGGACCGAGGGTAAACGGGAGGACTTTGGTTTCCCTGTTAAGAACCACGAAGAACTTGCCATCTCCCTGGATCTCTTGGATATGGAGCGTGGCGCCAAAGTGGCCGGTCAGAAATTCTACTATCTCAAGAATGAGTTGGTGATCTTGGAGCAAGCGGTTATGCGCTGGTCGTTGGACATCCTGCGTTCGCATGGTTTTACCCTTATGACGGTGCCTAACTTGGCTCGTAAGGAAGCCTTTTACGGCGCCGGGCACTTTTCTTCACCCGAAGACGCAGAGATGGGTGATGCATATTATGTAGGGCGCGACGAACTTTACTTAGCCGGTACAGCGGAAATTGGGTTGGTTAACTACCGGGCAGGTGAGGTTTTGGCAGCAACAGAGCTCCCGCTTCGCTATGCTGGTATCTCTACCTGCTACCGCCGTGAAGCAGGGACGTACGGCAAAGAGACCCGCGGCCTCTACCGTGTCCACCAGTTCCAAAAGGTGGAAATGGTTTCCCTTGTCCGCCCCGAAGAGTCGGAAGAGGAACACCGTCGCCTGCTTGCAGTGGCAGAAGAGATGCTCCAGTTCCTTGGCCTGCACTACCAGGTTGTCTTGAACTGCAGTGGCGACCTTGGACATCCGCAGGCTAAGAAATGGGACATTGAAACCTGGATGCCAGGCATGGGCAAATATGGTGAGACACACTCCTGCTCCAACGACACAGATTGGCAGGCCCGCTCACTAGGAATCCGGTTCAAGGGCGAAGAGGGGACGCAGTTTGTACACACGCTCAACAACACTACCCTGGCTTCGCCGCGTATCTTGGTGGCAATCTTGGAAAACTACCAACGCGAAGACGGGTCTATTCAAATCCCAGACGCCCTTATTCCGTATACAGGTTTTACCGAGATCAAACGGTAA